One Anthonomus grandis grandis chromosome 13, icAntGran1.3, whole genome shotgun sequence DNA segment encodes these proteins:
- the LOC126743497 gene encoding eukaryotic translation initiation factor 2D produces MFKKPVRIKSNNQVKGSERKGVKDLFTKTFPNAIESEVNSIFNNKKEALNCLKLVTHDEEVLQVYTMQKQPLFFTVREKLLPTVFLLWKMPNLVPSFTTHPQVMTFINSGADLMLPGVVTPPPHTNLPKYGNVSAGDVVYVNLSDNKAAVAVGVANQSSFDMERSGGKGKGVIIYHYLGDHLCQVDGAGKTPKPNLGPPEWLSLKSYDLDFPALGEKPIEVITDPIEENNESKEEIIKQEEVVPEDNSTDSDELLHYCFLASIKYSKSLTLPVLISNFFKLQMLPMCPEGSTLDIKKTSYKKLKPFLDEMAGTGLITIKEIKKGVEAITDINKTHPKFNEFYLKPEYRPKSDKEEVKKTTVTESYIITANVLPLFQAAGYHKGDIIDGPNIRKYVTEHVKQHNCQVENNVQLVQPSTEVLKKVCKTDNPVSWEEIFEKVCEAMKSCFKVNAGNDQILNKGKVSPIIMSVSVRSGNKKVTIIDNLEVFGININEFAKECQHGVAASTSITPTPPGKKCDQLLVQGNQVVFVHNLLTDKYKIPKKYIRGLELAPKKRK; encoded by the coding sequence atgtttaaaaaaccaGTAAGAATAAAAAGTAACAACCAAGTTAAAGGTTCTGAACGAAAGGGCGTCAAGGACTTATTCACCAAAACCTTCCCCAATGCAATTGAATCTGAAGTGAATTCAATTTTCAACAACAAAAAAGAAGCCCTTAATTGTCTCAAGTTGGTAACTCACGACGAGGAAGTTCTCCAAGTGTACACTATGCAAAAGCAACCATTATTCTTTACCGTCAGAGAGAAGCTGCTTCCCACAGTGTTTTTACTATGGAAAATGCCTAATTTAGTTCCAAGCTTCACAACACACCCACAAGTAATGACTTTTATTAATTCTGGTGCTGATTTAATGCTGCCCGGGGTGGTCACACCTCCTCCCCACACCAATTTGCCAAAATATGGAAATGTTTCAGCAGGTGATGTGGTTTATGTTAATTTATCTGATAATAAAGCGGCAGTTGCAGTTGGAGTTGCCAACCAAAGCTCATTTGATATGGAAAGGTCTGGTGGCAAAGGAAAAGGAGTTATTATTTATCACTACCTAGGAGACCATTTGTGCCAAGTTGATGGAGCTGGTAAAACTCCCAAACCTAATCTAGGTCCTCCAGAATGGTTGAGTTTAAAAAGTTATGATTTAGACTTTCCTGCTTTGGGTGAAAAACCTATTGAGGTCATTACTGATCCAATTGAGGAAAATAATGAATCTAAAGAGGAAATTATTAAGCAAGAAGAAGTAGTTCCTGAGGATAATTCAACAGATTCAGATGAGCTTTTGCACTATTGTTTCCTTGCATCAATAAAATACTCTAAGTCTCTGACATTACCAGTCTTaatatcaaacttttttaaGCTCCAAATGTTGCCAATGTGTCCTGAAGGGTCTACTCTTGACATTAAAAAGACCTCTTACAAAAAGCTAAAGCCTTTTCTAGATGAAATGGCAGGCACTGGTTTGATtactataaaagaaattaaaaagggAGTGGAGGCCATTACAGACATAAATAAAACCCACCCAAAATTCAatgagttttatttaaaacctGAATACAGACCAAAAAGTGACAAAGAAGAAGTTAAGAAAACCACAGTGACAGAATCATATATTATTACAGCCAATGTCTTACCTCTGTTTCAAGCAGCGGGTTATCATAAAGGGGATATTATTGATGGGCCAAATATAAGAAAGTATGTCACTGAACATGTAAAACAACACAATTGTCAAGTTGAAAATAATGTACAGCTTGTACAACCATCAACAGAGGTATTGAAAAAAGTTTGCAAAACAGATAACCCAGTATCATGGGAggagatttttgaaaaggttTGTGAGGCTATGAAGTCCTGTTTTAAAGTAAATGCTGGAAATgaccaaattttaaacaaaggcAAAGTGTCTCCAATTATTATGAGTGTCTCTGTGAGGTCTGGTAACAAAAAAGTCACCATAATAGATAATTTGGAGGTGTTTGGAATTAATATTAATGAGTTTGCCAAGGAGTGCCAACATGGGGTAGCAGCTAGCACTAGCATAACTCCAACACCACCAGGGAAGAAGTGTGACCAGTTATTAGTGCAAGGAAATCAAGTTGTTTTTGTACATAATTTGTTAacagataaatataaaatacccaAGAAATACATTAGGGGGTTGGAGCTTGCTccaaagaaaagaaaatga
- the LOC126743496 gene encoding nucleolar GTP-binding protein 2 yields the protein MPKVRSTGGAPRKQGFNRSGHSMNPERSTDSLKGVAKPRTKGTIKRLQMYRNFKAKRDKKGNILTPAPFQGKLPSGTQARVEPNQKWFGNSRVISQNALQKFQTELGAAIKNPYQVVMKPTTLPITLLNEKAKNARVHLLDTESFESVFGPKKSRKRPSIAVRGLDELTELAQKKETEYSHEKDSNIVRDNEGVKDMPRDWVMGAGQSRRIWNELYKVIDSSDVLLQTLDARDPMGTRSSYLEKYLKTEKPHKHLIFILNKVDLVPTWVTQRWVAILSKEYPTVAFHASLTHPFGKGSLINLLRQFAKLHIDKKQISVGFIGYPNVGKSSIINTLRSKKVCKVAPIAGETKVWQYITLMRRIYLIDCPGVVYPSAETDTEKVLKGVVRVELVNNPEDYIEAVLERVKKEYITKTYKVNDWKDPIDFLEKMAQRSGRLLKGGEPDITSVAKMILNDWQRGKLPFFVCPPGFETGLPKEETENDINVVQDFRKIRVGLSYEGEDVKELEPIKDVEKAVNEYVEENNSQVNEKEEEAEEDAHSDSSSEMSFYSDMEAEDLEYAVSASGDFKVEKITKKTDSAKKMTSKQKRAIERAQKRKKIGSNFYEVTNVKNRNRNKKKTKGK from the coding sequence ATGCCAAAAGTACGATCCACAGGGGGAGCTCCCCGAAAGCAGGGCTTCAACAGATCCGGCCACTCAATGAACCCGGAACGTTCGACAGATAGTTTAAAAGGTGTAGCGAAGCCCCGTACAAAAGGCACAATCAAACGATTACAAATGTACAGAAATTTCAAGGCAAAAAGGGATAAGAAAGGTAACATTCTCACTCCAGCCCCATTCCAGGGTAAACTACCATCTGGTACCCAAGCTAGAGTGGAACCAAATCAGAAATGGTTTGGAAACAGTAGAGTGATCTCTCAAAATGCTTTGCAGAAGTTTCAAACTGAATTGGGGGCAGCAATAAAGAACCCTTATCAAGTTGTTATGAAGCCAACTACATTACCAATCACTTTGTTAAATGAAAAAGCAAAGAATGCCAGGGTACATTTATTAGATACAGAGAGTTTTGAAAGTGTTTTTGGTCCAAAGAAGAGCAGAAAAAGGCCAAGTATTGCTGTAAGAGGGTTGGATGAGTTAACAGAACTTgcacaaaaaaaagaaactgaatATAGCCATGAAAAGGATTCAAATATTGTCAGAGACAATGAAGGAGTCAAAGACATGCCAAGGGACTGGGTAATGGGAGCAGGCCAATCTAGAAGAATCTGGAATGAACTTTATAAAGTAATTGATAGTTCTGATGTGCTGCTTCAGACACTTGATGCCAGAGACCCTATGGGAACCAGATCATcttatttggaaaaatatcttaaaacagaaaaacctcacaaacacttaatttttatattaaataaggtGGATTTAGTGCCAACTTGGGTTACACAAAGGTGGGTTGCCATACTTAGCAAAGAATATCCCACAGTGGCTTTTCATGCAAGTTTAACTCATCCATTTGGCAAGGGctctttaataaatcttttaaggCAATTTGCTAAGCTTCACATTGATAAGAAACAAATTTCAGTTGGTTTTATTGGTTACCCAAATGTGGGTAAATCATCCATCATAAACACCCTCAGAAGCAAAAAAGTATGCAAAGTAGCTCCAATTGCTGGAGAGACAAAAGTTTGGCAATACATTACACTAATGAGGAGGATCTATTTGATAGATTGCCCAGGGGTAGTTTACCCCTCAGCAGAAACTGATACAGAAAAGGTCTTAAAAGGAGTAGTGAGGGTGGAGCTGGTTAACAATCCTGAAGATTATATTGAAGCTGTTTTAGAAAGagttaaaaaagaatatataacaaaaacctATAAAGTAAATGACTGGAAAGACCCAATTGATTTCCTGGAAAAGATGGCTCAGAGGTCTGGCAGGTTGTTAAAGGGTGGAGAGCCAGATATTACCAGTGTTGCGAAAATGATCCTGAATGACTGGCAAAGAGGCAAGTTGCCATTTTTTGTTTGTCCCCCCGGATTCGAAACTGGCTTACCAAAAGAGGAAACAGAAAATGACATAAATGTCGTGCAAGATTTCAGAAAAATTCGAGTGGGATTAAGTTATGAAGGTGAAGATGTCAAGGAGCTGGAACCTATTAAAGATGTTGAAAAGGCAGTTAATGAATATGTTGAGGAGAATAACAGTCAGGTGAATGAGAAGGAGGAAGAGGCAGAGGAAGATGCTCATTCAGACAGCTCAAGTGAAATGAGTTTTTATTCTGACATGGAGGCCGAAGATCTAGAGTATGCAGTCTCTGCGAGTGGGGACTTTAAAGTTGAGAAGATCACAAAGAAAACAGACTCTGCAAAGAAAATGACTAGCAAACAAAAGAGGGCCATTGAGAGGGCTCAGAAGAGAAAGAAGATTGGTAGCAATTTCTATGAGGTGACCAATGTGAAAAATAGAAACaggaataagaaaaaaactaaaggaAAGTAG